In Mangifera indica cultivar Alphonso chromosome 1, CATAS_Mindica_2.1, whole genome shotgun sequence, a single genomic region encodes these proteins:
- the LOC123208491 gene encoding putative U-box domain-containing protein 50, whose product MDARVVDKVYVAVGSDLRDGFKTLYWTIGKFKSRPFSIVILYLTDDISRNFVYTPLGYKLPPTSVSDEVLEDRRKYEEGKTEELLSKYKAFCGKVKAETLKIRKDDQPVQKLVLDLISELKITKLVLGINCLKSSSGKSRGAISGSFFVHLRKPEYCELFIICGGKLVFLKGNNEEGVMEDDQGVTLAKMRDNLRSRITRMFTEKYSAGSGSGLPNSPGNLDSPNSQNNWEQHVHEIENYFHQLMSLNLDIEDPELLQTSPREAIMAEPEHSNMSDEEKMESLRSKLNVAQEMIQLQRKEAKANTERYSKAEWAICLCTTRAEKLNDQIKEEMTNRIEIQKRLDDEKEQLYEVTRDVEESRKRLSSLVELQSELSNKIQLSTMAKGHAEKQLEKAVIARAEMVREIDELRRQRDVLHRRIEFCKEKDAIGMVMRSSHELIGCGYKEYAAEEIRVATDDFSERLRLKCGGDWTNVYRGRIDFSSVAIKKLSSGLSVEDFQAKVKLLTNIRHPHLVAIMGFCWDLKCIVFEYMYNGNLRDILFTSKRNSTKHGWPLGWADRIRIAHEVCLGLSFLHSAEPRPIVHGHLTPSNILLDRNLVAKINGVGLGCSDQCDERSDFWAFGVVLLNLLMGRNWAGLVEEAMTLDRMALVQVLDKMAGNWPKDMAEEMAGIAMRCLSVSQEAFKDLRITGIMKELDELRKKADGLAARVASKVVIDKFANKEEDSIDVPRVFLCPIYQEVMKNPHVAADGFSYELEAMEEWLGVGHDTSPMTNLRLENKFLTPNLTLRFLIQDWQNKNSDVPS is encoded by the exons ATGGATGCTCGCGTGGTGGATAAGGTTTATGTTGCTGTTGGCAGCGACTTGCGGGATGGATTCAAGACTTTGTATTGGACGATTGGAAAGTTCAAGTCTAGGCCTTTCTCCATTGTCATTCTTTATCTAACCGATGACATTTCCAGGAATTTTGTTTACACCCCAC TTGGCTACAAGCTTCCTCCAACTTCTGTGAGTGATGAGGTGCTCGAAGATCGTCGGAAGTATGAAGAAGGGAAGACTGAAGAGTTACTTTCCAAATATAAAGCTTTCTGTGGCAAG GTGAAAGCTGAAACACTGAAAATTCGAAAAGATGATCAGCCTGTGCAGAAACTGGTGTTAGATTTGATCTCAGAACTCAAAATAACCAAACTTGTCTTGGGAATTAATTGCCTGAAATCCTCATCCGG GAAATCAAGAGGTGCCATAAGTGGATCATTCTTTGTCCACCTGCGCAAACCTGAATACTGTGAATTGTTCATAATATGTGGGGGTAAACTTGTATTCCTGAAAGGAAATAATGAGGAAGGAGTTATGGAGGACGATCAAGGAGTTACACTTGCAAAAATGAGAGACAACTTAAGAAGCAGGATAACTAGAATGTTCACCGAAAAGTATTCTGCGGGAAGTGGCTCTGGCTTACCAAATTCACCTGGAAACCTGGACTCCCCTAATTCACAGAATAACTGGGAACAACATGTCCATGAAATAGAAAACTATTTCCACCAATTGATGTCTTTAAACTTGGATATAGAAGATCCTGAACTTCTGCAAACTAGTCCAAGGGAGGCGATTATGGCAGAACCTGAGCATTCTAATATG AGTGATGAAGAAAAAATGGAATCTTTGAGAAGTAAACTAAATGTAGCTCAGGAGATGATCCAGCTGCAGAGAAAAGAGGCAAAAGCCAATACTGAAAGATACTCAAAAGCTGAATGGGCTATATGTTTATGCACCACCAGG GCTGAGAAACTTAATGATCAAATTAAAGAAGAGATGACAAATCGGATAGAAATACAGAAAAGGTTAGATGATGAGAAAGAACAACTGTATGAAGTCACAAGAGATGTGGAAGAGAGCAGAAAAAGATTGAGTTCACTAGTTGAACTCCAATCTGAGCTCTCGAACAAGATTCAATTGTCAACAATGGCAAAAGGGCACGCGGAGAAACAATTGGAGAAAGCGGTGATTGCAAGAGCGGAAATGGTTAGAGAGATTGATGAGCTGCGACGACAGCGAGATGTTCTTCATCGAAGAATTGAGTTTTGCAAAGAGAAAGATGCCATTGGAATGGTTATGAGGTCTAGTCATGAACTGATAGGCTGTGGTTATAAAGAGTATGCAGCTGAAGAGATTAGAGTGGCCACTGATGATTTTTCTGAACGTTTGAGATTGAAATGTGGTGGAGATTGGACAAATGTGTATAGAGGAAGAATTGATTTTTCATCTGTTGCCATCAAAAAGCTCAGCTCTGGATTGTCTGTGGAAGATTTCCAAGCTAAG GTGAAGCTTCTTACAAACATCAGACATCCTCATTTGGTTGCCATAATGGGTTTCTGCTGGGACCTAAAATGCATAGTTTTCGAGTACATGTACAATGGCAATTTAAGAGACATTTTATTTACCTCTAAAAGGAACTCTACAAAACATGGATGGCCCCTAGGGTGGGCTGACCGGATCCGCATCGCTCACGAAGTTTGTTTGGGCCTCAGCTTCCTCCACTCGGCAGAGCCCAGGCCCATTGTCCATGGTCACCTGACACCATCAAACATCCTCCTTGACCGCAATCTTGTTGCAAAGATTAATGGAGTTGGGTTGGGATGCTCTGATCAATGTGATGAAAGATCTGATTTTTGGGCCTTTGGGGTGGTGTTGTTGAATCTTTTAATGGGGAGGAATTGGGCCGGGCTTGTTGAAGAAGCAATGACATTGGATCGGATGGCCCTGGTCCAAGTTTTGGATAAGATGGCTGGAAACTGGCCTAAGGATATGGCAGAGGAAATGGCTGGGATAGCAATGAGGTGTTTGTCAGTAAGCCAAGAGGCCTTTAAAGATTTGAGGATTACAGGTATTATGAAAGAGCTTGATGAATTGAGGAAAAAGGCTGATGGTTTAGCAGCAAGAGTAGCTAGTAAGGTGGTGATTGATAAATTTGCAAATAAAGAAGAGGACTCAATTGATGTTCCCAGAGTTTTTCTCTGCCCCATATATCAG GAAGTAATGAAGAATCCACATGTAGCTGCAGATGGATTTTCTTACGAGTTAGAAGCAATGGAGGAATGGCTAGGAGTGGGGCATGACACTTCTCCCATGACAAATCTGAGACTTGAAAACAAATTTCTTACTCCTAATCTTACCCTTCGTTTCCTCATTCAAGATTGGCAAAATAAAAACTCTGATGTTCCTTCTTAA
- the LOC123215500 gene encoding AP2-like ethylene-responsive transcription factor AIL6 isoform X1, translating to MAPVTNWLSFSLSPMEMLRSSSSSDSQFLNYDGSAAAPHYFIDNFYANGWATPKSQVFFSEEESGEAKEFVPTSDVDSTLLPTYDIHTQTPTHPVPKLEDFFGDSSSIVHSQTETPDSSLTHIYDHCSASAFFNDHQDLKAIAGFQAFSANSGSEVDDSTSMGRTTQLAGAEFITHSIESTGSELGFSNYLSNGGLSLGVKSNNKNNVSTKEKAIVSVDSDSSKRVAETFGQRTSIYRGVTRHRWTGRYEAHLWDNSCRREGQARKGRQVYLGGYDMEDKAARAYDLAALKYWGPTATTNFPVSNYTKELEEMMNVTKQEFIASLRRKSSGFSRGASIYRGVTRHHQQGRWQARIGRVAGNKDLYLGTFATEEEAAEAYDIAAIKFRGANAVTNFEMSRYDVDAIAQSTLPIGSSSKRMKLALETELKPTCNPDLQPQSSSSSSSINFAPPHPVNPIPCEIPLDALYQQNFYQNFQTCNFGNANSPTSVAPMPGRMGFLPQPSEVYFWSHPPSNHPQPY from the exons ATGGCTCCGGTGACTAACTGGCTTTCGTTTTCGCTTTCTCCAATGGAGATGTTGAGGTCATCGTCATCATCTGACTCTCAGTTTTTAAACTATGACGGTTCCGCAGCTGCCCCTCACTACTTCATCGATAACTTCTATGCTAATG GTTGGGCAACCcccaaatctcaagtgttcttCTCCGAGGAGGAGAGCGGTGAAGCTAAAGAATTTGTACCAACTAGCGATGTGGATTCAACCCTTTTACCAACCTATGATATCCACACTCAAACCCCGACTCACCCAGTTCCCAAACTGGAGGACTTCTTTGGCGACTCTTCGTCAATAGTTCATAGCCAAACCGAGACCCCGGACTCGTCCTTGACTCACATCTATGACCATTGTTCGGCCTCCGCTTTCTTTAATGATCATCAAGATCTAAAAGCAATTGCTGGGTTTCAAGCCTTTTCGGCTAACTCGGGATCGGAAGTTGACGACTCAACTTCTATGGGTAGGACAACTCAGCTTGCTGGGGCTGAGTTCATTACTCACTCTATTGAGTCCACTGGGAGCGAGTTGGGCTTCAGTAATTATCTTTCTAATGGCGGTTTGTCTCTGggggttaaaagtaataataagaACAATGTTAGTACGAAAGAGAAGGCTATTGTTTCGGTCGACTCTGATTCAAGCAAAAGGGTTGCTGAAACTTTTGGTCAAAGGACTTCGATTTACAGAGGAGTCACTAG GCACAGGTGGACTGGCAGATATGAAGCGCATCTTTGGGATAACAGCTGTAGAAGAGAGGGTCAGGCGAGAAAAGGGCGTCaag TTTACCTTG GTGGGTACGACATGGAAGATAAAGCAGCTAGGGCATACGATTTGGCAGCTTTGAAATATTGGGGACCTACAGCAACCACCAATTTTCCT GTATCAAATTACACAAAAGAGTTGGAGGAGATGATGAATGTTACTAAGCAGGAATTCATTGCTTCTTTAAGGAG GAAGAGTAGTGGTTTTTCGAGGGGAGCTTCCATATACAGGGGTGTTACAAG GCACCATCAGCAGGGTCGTTGGCAAGCTAGGATTGGCCGTGTTGCCGGAAACAAAGATTTGTACCTTGGGACATTTG CTACCGAAGAGGAGGCAGCAGAAGCATATGATATAGCAGCAATCAAGTTCCGTGGTGCAAATGCTGTGACCAATTTTGAGATGAGTCGATATGATGTTGATGCTATTGCCCAGAGCACTCTTCCAATTGGCAGTTCTTCTAAGCGCATGAAGCTTGCACTCGAAACCGAGCTCAAACCGACTTGTAACCCAGATTTGCAACCACAGagtagcagcagcagcagcagcattAACTTTGCACCTCCTCATCCAGTTAATCCAATCCCTTGTGAAATCCCTCTTGATGCTCTGTATCAGCAAAACTTCTACCAAAACTTCCAAACCTGTAACTTTGGCAATGCCAACTCTCCTACTTCAGTTGCACCCATGCCAGGTCGAATGGGGTTCTTGCCTCAACCATCCGAGGTCTATTTCTGGTCTCACCCACCGTCTAATCACCCCCAACCTTATTGA
- the LOC123215500 gene encoding AP2-like ethylene-responsive transcription factor AIL6 isoform X2 — MLRSSSSSDSQFLNYDGSAAAPHYFIDNFYANGWATPKSQVFFSEEESGEAKEFVPTSDVDSTLLPTYDIHTQTPTHPVPKLEDFFGDSSSIVHSQTETPDSSLTHIYDHCSASAFFNDHQDLKAIAGFQAFSANSGSEVDDSTSMGRTTQLAGAEFITHSIESTGSELGFSNYLSNGGLSLGVKSNNKNNVSTKEKAIVSVDSDSSKRVAETFGQRTSIYRGVTRHRWTGRYEAHLWDNSCRREGQARKGRQVYLGGYDMEDKAARAYDLAALKYWGPTATTNFPVSNYTKELEEMMNVTKQEFIASLRRKSSGFSRGASIYRGVTRHHQQGRWQARIGRVAGNKDLYLGTFATEEEAAEAYDIAAIKFRGANAVTNFEMSRYDVDAIAQSTLPIGSSSKRMKLALETELKPTCNPDLQPQSSSSSSSINFAPPHPVNPIPCEIPLDALYQQNFYQNFQTCNFGNANSPTSVAPMPGRMGFLPQPSEVYFWSHPPSNHPQPY, encoded by the exons ATGTTGAGGTCATCGTCATCATCTGACTCTCAGTTTTTAAACTATGACGGTTCCGCAGCTGCCCCTCACTACTTCATCGATAACTTCTATGCTAATG GTTGGGCAACCcccaaatctcaagtgttcttCTCCGAGGAGGAGAGCGGTGAAGCTAAAGAATTTGTACCAACTAGCGATGTGGATTCAACCCTTTTACCAACCTATGATATCCACACTCAAACCCCGACTCACCCAGTTCCCAAACTGGAGGACTTCTTTGGCGACTCTTCGTCAATAGTTCATAGCCAAACCGAGACCCCGGACTCGTCCTTGACTCACATCTATGACCATTGTTCGGCCTCCGCTTTCTTTAATGATCATCAAGATCTAAAAGCAATTGCTGGGTTTCAAGCCTTTTCGGCTAACTCGGGATCGGAAGTTGACGACTCAACTTCTATGGGTAGGACAACTCAGCTTGCTGGGGCTGAGTTCATTACTCACTCTATTGAGTCCACTGGGAGCGAGTTGGGCTTCAGTAATTATCTTTCTAATGGCGGTTTGTCTCTGggggttaaaagtaataataagaACAATGTTAGTACGAAAGAGAAGGCTATTGTTTCGGTCGACTCTGATTCAAGCAAAAGGGTTGCTGAAACTTTTGGTCAAAGGACTTCGATTTACAGAGGAGTCACTAG GCACAGGTGGACTGGCAGATATGAAGCGCATCTTTGGGATAACAGCTGTAGAAGAGAGGGTCAGGCGAGAAAAGGGCGTCaag TTTACCTTG GTGGGTACGACATGGAAGATAAAGCAGCTAGGGCATACGATTTGGCAGCTTTGAAATATTGGGGACCTACAGCAACCACCAATTTTCCT GTATCAAATTACACAAAAGAGTTGGAGGAGATGATGAATGTTACTAAGCAGGAATTCATTGCTTCTTTAAGGAG GAAGAGTAGTGGTTTTTCGAGGGGAGCTTCCATATACAGGGGTGTTACAAG GCACCATCAGCAGGGTCGTTGGCAAGCTAGGATTGGCCGTGTTGCCGGAAACAAAGATTTGTACCTTGGGACATTTG CTACCGAAGAGGAGGCAGCAGAAGCATATGATATAGCAGCAATCAAGTTCCGTGGTGCAAATGCTGTGACCAATTTTGAGATGAGTCGATATGATGTTGATGCTATTGCCCAGAGCACTCTTCCAATTGGCAGTTCTTCTAAGCGCATGAAGCTTGCACTCGAAACCGAGCTCAAACCGACTTGTAACCCAGATTTGCAACCACAGagtagcagcagcagcagcagcattAACTTTGCACCTCCTCATCCAGTTAATCCAATCCCTTGTGAAATCCCTCTTGATGCTCTGTATCAGCAAAACTTCTACCAAAACTTCCAAACCTGTAACTTTGGCAATGCCAACTCTCCTACTTCAGTTGCACCCATGCCAGGTCGAATGGGGTTCTTGCCTCAACCATCCGAGGTCTATTTCTGGTCTCACCCACCGTCTAATCACCCCCAACCTTATTGA